The Solibacillus isronensis genome window below encodes:
- a CDS encoding SDR family NAD(P)-dependent oxidoreductase gives MGKLQGKVAVITGGASGIGAATAKLFVSEGAKVVLVDLNEEKGKAFEAELKALNADALFVKANITSEEEVANIFKQTIEAFGKVDIVFNNAGIGRVFPSHELEYSEWRNTVNVDLDGVFLVAREAIREMLKSGGGSIINTASMYGWVGSPGSAAYNAAKGGVINLTRSLALEYAEQNIRVNSLCPGFIDTPIIPEESKQALASMTPMKRLGQAEEMAKAVLFMASDDSSFMTGNSLTVDGGYTAQ, from the coding sequence ATGGGAAAATTACAAGGTAAAGTAGCAGTCATCACAGGTGGGGCATCAGGTATTGGTGCAGCTACAGCAAAATTATTTGTCTCTGAAGGTGCTAAAGTAGTACTAGTTGATTTAAATGAAGAAAAGGGTAAAGCTTTCGAAGCGGAATTGAAAGCGCTTAACGCGGACGCATTATTTGTTAAAGCAAATATTACAAGTGAAGAAGAAGTAGCAAATATATTCAAACAGACAATTGAAGCATTTGGCAAAGTAGACATAGTATTTAACAATGCAGGCATTGGCCGCGTTTTCCCTTCACATGAACTGGAATATTCGGAGTGGCGCAACACAGTCAATGTTGACTTAGATGGTGTTTTCCTAGTAGCCCGTGAAGCTATCCGTGAAATGCTGAAATCTGGCGGAGGGTCAATCATCAATACCGCTTCTATGTACGGCTGGGTTGGTTCACCAGGATCGGCAGCATACAATGCAGCAAAAGGTGGGGTTATTAACTTAACACGCTCACTTGCACTTGAATATGCAGAGCAAAATATTCGTGTGAACTCACTATGCCCAGGCTTCATTGACACACCGATTATTCCGGAAGAAAGCAAACAGGCATTAGCTTCAATGACACCAATGAAACGTCTTGGACAAGCAGAAGAAATGGCAAAAGCAGTATTATTTATGGCAAGTGACGATTCTTCATTCATGACTGGCAACAGCTTAACAGTTGATGGTGGATATACAGCTCAATAA
- a CDS encoding transporter substrate-binding domain-containing protein: MQSLKKLSFLFLLSTFILLLAACSDEDGTDSTAKETNTDSGKKDVLVVGSSGIYPPFISVDEDGKAQGYDVEVLEKVGEALGYEIKWKFAEFSGIFGMLDAGKIDTVSNLIAMTEERRAKYDFSTPYAYSGATLVVHEDNNSINSIEDLKGKKVGVLLGNNLHQFLEKWNEENGGEIIITPYQDVSGTYNEVALGRLDAFIDVKITAASRIRDEGLPLKIYGEEYLVNFDYGFPFVRSEENKEFLEAFSAEIQKLQENGTLKELSDKWSAIDVTIPHK, from the coding sequence ATGCAGAGTCTAAAGAAATTATCATTTCTATTTTTATTAAGTACTTTCATATTACTTTTAGCTGCTTGTAGTGATGAGGATGGAACGGATTCAACGGCAAAAGAAACAAATACTGATAGCGGGAAAAAGGACGTCTTAGTTGTTGGTTCATCAGGAATCTATCCTCCTTTTATTTCTGTGGATGAAGACGGCAAAGCGCAAGGTTATGACGTGGAAGTATTAGAAAAAGTTGGCGAAGCTTTAGGGTATGAAATAAAATGGAAGTTTGCTGAGTTTTCGGGTATCTTTGGTATGCTTGATGCTGGAAAAATTGATACGGTATCCAATTTAATTGCAATGACAGAAGAACGGCGTGCAAAATATGATTTTTCAACTCCTTACGCTTATTCAGGTGCTACTCTAGTTGTTCATGAAGATAATAATAGTATTAACAGTATTGAAGACTTAAAGGGTAAAAAAGTTGGTGTTTTATTAGGAAATAACTTGCATCAATTTTTAGAGAAATGGAATGAAGAAAATGGTGGTGAGATTATTATTACACCATATCAAGATGTTAGCGGAACATATAATGAAGTGGCTTTAGGTCGATTAGATGCATTTATTGATGTGAAAATTACTGCAGCATCTCGTATTCGTGATGAAGGTTTACCATTAAAAATTTATGGTGAAGAATATTTAGTTAACTTTGATTATGGCTTCCCATTTGTACGCTCTGAAGAAAACAAAGAGTTTTTAGAAGCGTTTAGTGCAGAAATTCAAAAGCTTCAAGAGAATGGCACATTAAAAGAGTTATCAGATAAGTGGAGTGCAATTGACGTTACAATTCCACATAAATAA
- a CDS encoding amino acid ABC transporter permease, producing the protein MNFDFGYMIDIFPRIIEYLPIVLYMGTLSFILAVIIGLIFAVIINFKVPVIYQILVVIISYFRGVPTLIQIFIFYFGMPQLFPSFNSLDAITAVIFALSVKNAAYLSEVFRSAFLAVDKGQFEACDAVNMTKWQGLRTVILPQVLRVAIPSSGNYYIMMIKETSLAFTIGVIDMLARAKLESAVTYKFLEAYLTVGLIYWAITVILAYLQSKLENYVERPYRKEATK; encoded by the coding sequence GTGAATTTTGATTTTGGCTATATGATTGATATTTTTCCTAGGATCATTGAGTATTTACCAATTGTTTTGTACATGGGAACTCTTTCATTTATATTAGCGGTTATTATTGGTCTAATATTTGCAGTAATTATTAATTTTAAAGTTCCGGTTATTTATCAGATTTTAGTTGTTATTATTTCATACTTCCGAGGGGTTCCAACGCTTATTCAAATTTTTATTTTCTATTTTGGAATGCCACAATTATTCCCTAGCTTTAACTCATTAGATGCTATTACAGCTGTTATTTTTGCGTTAAGTGTTAAAAATGCAGCATATTTATCTGAAGTATTTCGTTCGGCATTTTTAGCAGTCGATAAAGGCCAATTTGAAGCATGTGATGCTGTAAACATGACAAAGTGGCAAGGATTACGTACGGTTATTTTGCCACAAGTATTACGTGTAGCAATTCCGTCATCCGGAAATTATTACATTATGATGATTAAAGAAACTTCATTAGCTTTTACGATTGGTGTTATAGATATGCTTGCTCGGGCAAAATTAGAATCAGCTGTTACTTATAAATTTCTAGAAGCCTATTTAACAGTTGGTTTAATTTATTGGGCTATCACCGTAATATTAGCATACTTACAATCAAAACTTGAAAATTATGTAGAGCGTCCCTATAGAAAGGAGGCAACGAAATGA
- the dacB gene encoding D-alanyl-D-alanine carboxypeptidase/D-alanyl-D-alanine endopeptidase, with protein sequence MEEIQEKNLNGDAITKLDEIVETILGGDKATFTLRDRTSGEILYTYRGNRLMRPASNMKILTGAAAIAELGVDYRFKTEIYIDGNVEDHTLNGDIYVKGYGDPTINEATLKHFAEVLREKGIHQVKGKLIGDDTYFSGDTLPPGVDDEGETHYYGARISPITMSPNDDFDASTIIVEATAGNVGEKPSFNVIPHLSGMQLSNEAKSVDKSAENTLEIHRINNTSQIMITGEIPEGETAKVWVSHQDPTKNTLLFFKELCKDAGIRFEQEESIDSGITPNHAKLIHTHKSRSIAEMFSIFMKLSNNSIADIFLKTMGKQKHGVGDYEHGLKVMRAYLEKQQIDFATWQFADGSGLSHHNRLHSNGISELLYVLQKEPYFQNFYESLPVGGNINRLVGGTLKDRFLEPELQQRIFAKTGYIHEVNTLSGYVTGKSGRDYIFSIMLEGREEGIPFLDEGLKAIIEVV encoded by the coding sequence ATGGAGGAGATTCAAGAGAAGAACTTAAATGGTGATGCAATTACGAAATTGGACGAAATAGTGGAAACAATTTTAGGGGGAGATAAGGCCACTTTTACGCTGCGTGACCGGACATCTGGGGAGATTCTTTATACATACCGAGGGAATCGTTTAATGCGTCCTGCGTCCAATATGAAAATCCTTACGGGGGCGGCTGCAATCGCGGAGCTTGGAGTGGACTACCGGTTTAAGACAGAAATTTATATCGACGGAAATGTTGAGGACCACACGTTAAACGGGGATATTTACGTGAAGGGTTACGGTGATCCGACAATAAATGAAGCGACACTTAAGCATTTTGCGGAAGTTTTAAGGGAAAAAGGCATCCATCAGGTGAAGGGTAAGCTAATCGGGGATGATACATATTTCTCGGGTGATACATTGCCACCGGGTGTTGATGATGAAGGGGAAACCCATTATTACGGGGCCCGTATCTCGCCCATTACGATGTCACCGAATGACGATTTTGATGCGAGCACAATTATTGTGGAAGCAACTGCAGGGAATGTCGGAGAAAAGCCGAGTTTTAACGTCATCCCGCATTTAAGTGGTATGCAACTTTCTAATGAAGCAAAATCAGTAGACAAAAGTGCTGAAAACACATTGGAAATCCACCGCATTAATAATACAAGTCAAATTATGATTACAGGTGAAATACCGGAAGGAGAAACGGCGAAAGTTTGGGTGTCCCACCAGGACCCTACGAAAAACACGCTGCTGTTTTTCAAAGAACTATGCAAAGATGCAGGCATCCGTTTTGAACAGGAAGAAAGCATTGATAGCGGCATAACGCCAAACCATGCAAAACTAATACACACGCATAAGTCTCGTTCAATCGCGGAGATGTTTTCAATTTTTATGAAATTAAGCAATAACAGCATCGCCGATATTTTCCTGAAAACGATGGGGAAACAAAAGCATGGAGTAGGCGATTACGAGCATGGCCTAAAAGTAATGCGCGCTTATTTGGAAAAGCAGCAAATTGATTTTGCGACGTGGCAATTTGCTGATGGTTCGGGCTTATCACATCATAACCGTCTGCACTCAAATGGTATATCCGAGCTGTTGTATGTGCTGCAAAAAGAACCGTATTTCCAGAACTTTTACGAATCACTTCCAGTTGGAGGGAATATAAACAGACTAGTAGGCGGAACATTAAAAGACCGCTTTTTAGAGCCGGAACTGCAACAGCGAATATTCGCTAAAACAGGCTATATTCATGAAGTGAATACATTATCAGGCTATGTAACAGGAAAAAGCGGGAGAGACTACATTTTCTCGATTATGCTTGAAGGAAGGGAAGAGGGGATTCCGTTTTTGGATGAAGGGTTGAAGGCGATTATTGAGGTAGTATAA
- a CDS encoding amino acid ABC transporter ATP-binding protein produces MIKIQNLHKSYGSTEILKGIDVELKDGEVLAIIGPSGSGKSTFLRCLNFLEKPERGIIQIDSEEVNLEKYQKSQVVKLRGKTGMVFQNYNLFKNKTALHNVSEPLRLTKKIPKNQAEQIAYEILAEVGLKGKELNYPVALSGGQQQRVGIARALALDPYVILFDEPTSSLDPELVEEVLNVMKAVIKQGRTMIVVTHEMEFAKEVADRVIFMADGHIIEEGTPEEIFENPQNERTKRFLKNYLTLHNLDGDGI; encoded by the coding sequence ATGATTAAAATTCAAAATTTGCATAAAAGCTATGGAAGCACTGAGATATTAAAAGGAATTGACGTAGAGTTAAAAGATGGTGAGGTACTAGCTATTATCGGTCCTTCGGGGTCAGGAAAATCTACGTTTTTACGGTGCTTAAATTTTTTGGAAAAGCCAGAAAGGGGTATTATTCAGATTGATAGCGAAGAAGTGAATTTAGAGAAATATCAAAAATCCCAAGTAGTGAAGTTACGTGGAAAAACGGGAATGGTATTTCAAAACTATAATTTATTTAAAAATAAAACGGCTTTACATAATGTATCTGAGCCATTGCGTCTAACTAAGAAAATCCCCAAAAACCAGGCTGAACAAATAGCATATGAAATACTAGCTGAGGTTGGACTGAAAGGGAAAGAACTTAATTATCCTGTAGCACTTTCAGGGGGGCAACAGCAGCGAGTTGGCATAGCCAGAGCACTTGCACTTGATCCATATGTAATCTTATTTGATGAGCCGACTTCATCACTAGATCCAGAGCTTGTAGAAGAAGTATTAAACGTAATGAAGGCAGTTATTAAACAAGGTCGAACTATGATTGTTGTAACTCACGAAATGGAGTTTGCAAAAGAGGTAGCAGATCGCGTGATTTTCATGGCAGATGGACATATTATTGAGGAGGGAACACCGGAAGAGATTTTCGAGAACCCCCAAAACGAACGAACAAAACGTTTCTTGAAAAATTACTTAACACTACATAATTTAGATGGAGATGGCATTTAA
- a CDS encoding helix-turn-helix domain-containing protein, translating into MDNEKIGQLIYTLRKGKGMTQKQVADALFLSDRTISKWERGIGCPDITLLPQLAALFDIPIENLLTGEINQNDFVGGNMKNSSYYVCPSCSNIGLATGNFTVSCCGRKLEPLTAVKATDEQKLSVEEIDMQWSISADHPMTKDHYVSFIALATGDQVQLYKQFPEWALQATIPRKKHGKLIWFDTRDGLFYQYI; encoded by the coding sequence ATGGATAATGAAAAAATTGGCCAATTAATTTATACATTGCGTAAGGGAAAAGGGATGACACAAAAACAAGTAGCAGATGCACTGTTTTTATCAGACCGCACCATTTCAAAATGGGAAAGAGGGATCGGATGCCCTGACATTACACTTCTCCCTCAGCTCGCTGCCCTCTTCGATATTCCGATAGAAAATTTACTGACAGGTGAAATAAATCAAAACGATTTCGTAGGAGGTAATATGAAAAATTCAAGCTATTATGTATGTCCAAGCTGTTCGAATATCGGTTTAGCAACAGGAAATTTTACAGTTTCGTGCTGCGGACGGAAATTAGAGCCATTAACTGCTGTAAAAGCTACGGACGAACAAAAACTAAGTGTAGAAGAAATCGATATGCAATGGTCCATTTCTGCAGACCACCCAATGACGAAAGACCATTACGTATCATTTATCGCACTGGCAACAGGTGATCAGGTTCAATTGTACAAGCAGTTCCCTGAATGGGCTTTGCAGGCAACGATTCCTCGTAAAAAACACGGGAAACTAATTTGGTTTGACACTCGTGACGGATTATTTTATCAGTATATTTAA
- a CDS encoding TetR/AcrR family transcriptional regulator produces the protein MENDTSKRKNRTKEHLKLALIDLIKKKGYHAISVKDIVDHASYNRSTFYVHYQDKFQLAEDLLETMLAGLEESVGKPYSPGQKVYTKKLSEPSFNIISYIYDNRNFFELIKYDDTLTGLHTKFPQTILKIYGEQFIFQTINNIPVNMDYFKRYTAYGFYGLIQNWINSNFKESKVEFIEEVIALSQTHIYSLEFVGKQKR, from the coding sequence GTGGAAAATGATACATCCAAAAGAAAAAACCGAACAAAAGAACATTTAAAGTTGGCGTTAATTGACCTTATTAAAAAGAAAGGCTACCATGCGATTTCCGTAAAGGATATTGTCGATCATGCTTCTTACAATCGCAGTACATTTTATGTACATTACCAGGATAAATTTCAATTGGCAGAGGATCTACTTGAAACAATGCTTGCGGGATTGGAAGAATCTGTAGGGAAACCGTATTCTCCTGGTCAAAAAGTATATACGAAAAAACTAAGCGAACCCTCTTTTAATATTATTTCTTACATTTATGATAATCGAAATTTCTTTGAACTGATTAAATACGATGATACATTAACAGGCTTACATACAAAATTTCCTCAAACGATATTAAAAATATACGGGGAGCAGTTTATATTTCAAACAATCAATAATATCCCGGTAAATATGGATTACTTTAAACGATATACTGCATACGGATTTTACGGACTTATTCAAAATTGGATTAACAGCAATTTTAAAGAATCCAAAGTAGAGTTTATAGAAGAAGTCATTGCTTTATCCCAAACACATATTTATTCACTGGAGTTTGTGGGAAAACAAAAACGTTAA